The proteins below are encoded in one region of Sphingobacterium sp. R2:
- a CDS encoding SusC/RagA family TonB-linked outer membrane protein → MKKHRVLWYSLSMVLFLYAFGSVRAQEPRPIINASLIGKVIDAKTKEPIQGVTVQLEAVTHSVQTDNQGNFQFVTGQKLPFTLIVSFVGYEKKQVVVNSSPTVIALSPISTDLDEVVVVGYGTQKRRDLTGAVATLPEKLLRQPVSSLDQALKGGISGVQVTQTSGQPGGGVSVRIRGGASIQGGNEPLYVIDGFPVYNQTESTGVGSGTPVNPLASISPTDIESIEVLKDAAATAIYGSRGANGVILVTTKKGRAGQVQLNYDGSFGAQNVLKQIEVLNAHDFAILRNEALYDANPNLGAFQYRSQTEIDQLGAGTNWQTEAFRTGKIYNQQLSLSGGAEKVKYYLGANYFDQQGVIVNTNFKRVGFRSNIDANPFDRLQVGANLSINKTYAQIAPTGIVNALLLMPSTATVYDANGAYTLRNPFENIFANPIATLKETTNSSNGLRILGTSFGQYRILKGLQAKVLVGVDLNGRNDKFYLPSYIYEGAGSKGKASLGNLDGTSWLNENTLNYSANTGKHTFNALIGFTQQETKNTIFNAGAENFVTDDLLFNNLQSGSTIVRPSSDSYTWVLHSYLARVNYNFANKYYVSASLRRDGSSRFGADNKWGNFPSIALSWRAANESFFKEAFPGVDDFKIRTSFGTTGNQEIGQYQSLSTLYSLNYLFGNNVVTGFAPQRIPNKNLGWESTVQYDGGFDISLLKKRLQFTVDYYYKKTKDLLLNVEIPWTSGYASSLQNFGSVSNKGFELGLKSRNIEGLFSWSTDVNFSLNRNSVLKIGDGASSYISGNYIIKVGEPLGTFYGNVTDGILQSGEEGAKGKFTGNASPKAGDRLYKDIDGDGRFTTANDRTILGNAQPDFIFGLTNSISYKGFDLSFLIQGTVGNDLLNINRQNLEMFTGQQNASIDALERWTPSNPSHSYPRAKLDPAPVFSDQFVESGSFVRIKSLHFGYSFPKEWLQDAKIKELNLYLTAQNLLTWAKYTGFDPEVTSGSNVQIGTDLGIYPASRSFSAGVSLTF, encoded by the coding sequence ATGAAAAAACACAGAGTACTTTGGTATTCGCTTTCAATGGTGCTTTTTCTGTACGCATTTGGAAGTGTACGGGCACAAGAACCCAGACCAATTATTAATGCATCGTTAATCGGTAAAGTTATCGATGCGAAAACCAAAGAACCCATTCAGGGCGTTACGGTACAATTGGAAGCGGTAACACATAGTGTACAAACGGATAACCAAGGTAATTTCCAGTTTGTGACAGGACAGAAGCTTCCATTTACGTTAATTGTCAGTTTTGTAGGCTATGAGAAAAAACAGGTAGTCGTCAATTCTTCACCGACTGTAATAGCGTTATCGCCCATCTCAACAGACTTGGATGAGGTTGTGGTTGTAGGGTACGGAACCCAGAAACGTCGTGATCTCACTGGAGCTGTGGCGACCTTGCCTGAGAAGCTTCTCAGACAGCCCGTATCCTCGCTTGATCAGGCATTGAAAGGGGGGATCTCGGGCGTTCAGGTTACACAAACTTCGGGACAACCAGGCGGGGGTGTGAGTGTTCGCATTCGCGGTGGCGCATCCATACAAGGGGGAAATGAACCCCTTTATGTTATTGACGGATTTCCGGTATATAATCAAACTGAAAGTACGGGAGTAGGGAGCGGTACACCAGTCAACCCATTAGCAAGCATCAGCCCAACTGATATTGAAAGTATTGAAGTTCTAAAAGACGCTGCTGCAACGGCAATCTACGGATCCAGAGGGGCGAATGGGGTAATTTTGGTAACAACAAAAAAAGGTAGAGCAGGACAGGTACAATTAAACTATGATGGGAGTTTTGGCGCACAAAATGTATTGAAACAAATCGAGGTATTGAATGCTCACGATTTTGCAATCTTAAGAAATGAGGCTTTGTACGATGCGAATCCCAACCTCGGAGCTTTTCAATACCGCAGTCAAACTGAAATCGATCAGCTGGGTGCTGGTACAAATTGGCAAACAGAAGCGTTTCGTACTGGGAAGATTTATAATCAGCAGCTTTCTTTATCGGGTGGAGCTGAAAAAGTGAAATACTATTTAGGAGCAAATTATTTTGATCAGCAGGGTGTCATTGTCAACACTAATTTCAAGCGTGTAGGATTTAGATCAAATATCGACGCCAATCCTTTCGACCGGTTACAGGTTGGTGCAAATTTATCGATCAACAAAACTTATGCGCAAATAGCTCCGACAGGAATTGTCAACGCTCTGCTTCTAATGCCTTCGACGGCAACTGTGTATGACGCCAACGGTGCTTATACATTGCGAAATCCTTTTGAAAACATCTTTGCCAACCCAATAGCGACCTTAAAAGAAACGACAAATTCATCCAATGGACTACGGATATTGGGAACTTCTTTTGGACAATATCGTATTTTAAAAGGTCTACAAGCGAAGGTGTTGGTTGGCGTTGACCTAAATGGCCGAAATGATAAGTTTTATTTGCCATCCTATATCTATGAGGGGGCAGGCTCAAAGGGGAAAGCAAGCTTAGGGAATTTGGATGGAACCTCATGGCTGAATGAAAACACATTAAACTATTCGGCGAACACAGGAAAACATACGTTCAATGCTTTAATAGGATTTACGCAGCAAGAAACCAAAAATACGATCTTCAACGCTGGAGCAGAAAATTTTGTGACCGACGACTTACTGTTCAATAATCTACAGAGTGGATCTACCATTGTGCGTCCTTCTTCTGACAGCTACACATGGGTATTACACTCTTATCTTGCCAGGGTAAATTACAATTTCGCAAACAAATATTATGTTTCGGCCAGTCTACGTCGTGATGGTAGCTCTCGCTTTGGGGCAGACAACAAATGGGGAAATTTCCCGTCGATAGCACTTTCTTGGCGCGCTGCCAATGAGTCTTTTTTTAAGGAAGCATTTCCTGGAGTAGATGATTTTAAGATTCGTACAAGCTTTGGAACCACAGGTAATCAAGAAATCGGGCAATATCAATCCTTATCTACCTTATATAGCCTAAATTATCTGTTTGGAAACAACGTGGTCACTGGTTTTGCCCCGCAACGTATTCCCAACAAAAACCTCGGTTGGGAAAGCACTGTACAATATGATGGTGGTTTTGATATCAGTTTACTTAAAAAGCGTCTTCAATTTACAGTTGATTATTATTATAAAAAGACAAAGGATCTCTTACTTAATGTGGAAATACCTTGGACCTCCGGTTATGCCTCTTCCCTTCAAAATTTTGGTTCTGTATCAAATAAAGGATTTGAATTGGGGTTGAAATCGAGGAATATCGAGGGATTGTTCAGCTGGAGCACAGATGTAAACTTTTCCCTGAATCGCAACAGCGTACTGAAGATTGGTGACGGCGCCAGTTCTTATATTTCTGGAAATTATATCATTAAAGTTGGAGAGCCTCTAGGCACCTTTTATGGCAATGTTACTGACGGTATTCTGCAGTCGGGAGAGGAGGGTGCCAAGGGTAAATTTACAGGAAATGCCAGTCCTAAAGCGGGTGACCGTCTTTACAAAGATATCGATGGTGACGGACGATTTACGACTGCAAATGATAGAACGATTTTAGGTAATGCACAGCCGGATTTTATTTTTGGATTGACCAATAGTATTTCCTATAAGGGTTTTGATCTTTCGTTTCTTATCCAAGGCACTGTCGGGAATGATCTTCTGAATATTAATAGGCAGAATTTGGAGATGTTTACCGGTCAACAGAATGCATCAATTGATGCATTGGAGCGCTGGACTCCCTCAAATCCGAGTCATTCTTATCCCCGTGCGAAGTTGGATCCGGCTCCTGTGTTTTCGGACCAATTTGTAGAAAGCGGCTCTTTTGTACGGATAAAATCATTGCATTTCGGATACAGTTTTCCTAAAGAGTGGCTTCAGGACGCTAAGATAAAGGAACTTAATCTCTATCTAACGGCTCAAAATCTTTTAACCTGGGCCAAATATACAGGTTTTGATCCGGAGGTTACCTCAGGCAGCAATGTACAGATAGGTACCGATCTGGGCATTTATCCCGCATCTAGATCTTTTTCTGCAGGGGTTTCATTGACCTTTTAA
- a CDS encoding IS1182 family transposase — translation MSSQRPTFKPYYQDQIMAIPPTLDELVSKGHPVRIVNDVINRINIQGLLDAYKIKGCSSYHPQMLLKVLVFGYVSNVYSSRKLETACRENINFMWLSGMSYPDHNTINRFRGVRLKEALRSVFEEVVKLLAEEGLLSIEDVYTDGTKIEANANRYTFVWKKAIHTNKEKMKAALKDIWDYAQSIAKSEDNLPDPPDLTTIDSEKVRATVDKLNRVLSDKPSVNKKMKAKLRYVTKNYPEKIVQYEEQEATLGDRNSYSKTDPDATFMRMKEDHMKNGQLRPGYNIQISTSNQYIVNYTIHSNPTDTRTLSGHLQQHEDSFGKTPGTLTADAGYGSEENYALLAAKNIESYVKYGMFDKGQKKSCGDKKPFSVDKLHYNPSQDCYICPMGQEMHCIGTFSQKTSAGFRQEIKKYQAKNCTNCPLNGACHKSQGNRIIGVNKQLEIYRNRAYQLLNSDVGVAKRKQRCCDVEPVFANIKQNHGFRRFMLRGKEKVSIEWGLLAIAQNLRKKAA, via the coding sequence ATGTCATCTCAAAGACCTACTTTTAAGCCTTACTATCAGGATCAGATTATGGCAATTCCCCCAACTTTGGACGAATTGGTCTCCAAAGGACATCCGGTACGTATTGTTAACGATGTGATCAACCGTATCAACATACAGGGTCTTTTGGATGCCTACAAGATAAAAGGCTGTTCCAGTTATCATCCGCAAATGCTGTTGAAGGTTCTGGTGTTTGGCTATGTAAGCAATGTCTACAGCAGTCGGAAACTGGAAACAGCCTGCCGGGAGAATATCAACTTCATGTGGCTGAGCGGCATGAGCTATCCCGATCACAATACCATCAACAGATTTCGTGGTGTCCGCTTAAAAGAAGCACTTCGCAGTGTATTTGAAGAAGTTGTTAAGCTCCTGGCCGAAGAAGGGTTGTTAAGCATAGAAGATGTCTACACCGATGGCACCAAGATAGAGGCTAATGCAAACAGATACACTTTCGTTTGGAAGAAAGCTATCCATACCAATAAGGAAAAGATGAAAGCTGCCTTAAAAGATATATGGGACTACGCCCAAAGTATTGCCAAGTCGGAGGACAACCTCCCGGATCCTCCCGATCTGACGACAATTGACAGCGAAAAAGTCCGGGCTACGGTCGATAAGCTGAACAGAGTCTTATCCGACAAACCTTCGGTAAATAAAAAGATGAAGGCAAAGTTGCGTTATGTAACCAAAAACTATCCAGAGAAGATCGTACAATATGAAGAGCAGGAAGCTACTCTGGGAGACAGAAACAGTTATAGCAAAACAGATCCCGATGCCACCTTTATGCGGATGAAAGAGGATCATATGAAAAATGGCCAGCTCAGACCAGGATATAATATCCAGATATCCACGTCCAATCAATACATCGTCAATTACACCATACATTCCAATCCCACAGATACCAGAACATTATCCGGTCATTTGCAACAACATGAGGACAGCTTTGGAAAAACACCGGGAACCCTTACCGCGGATGCCGGTTATGGCAGTGAAGAAAACTATGCATTACTGGCAGCAAAAAATATTGAGAGCTATGTGAAATATGGTATGTTTGACAAAGGACAGAAAAAGAGCTGTGGGGATAAGAAACCATTTTCTGTAGATAAATTACATTATAATCCTTCACAAGATTGCTATATCTGTCCAATGGGACAGGAAATGCATTGTATAGGTACATTTAGCCAAAAGACCTCCGCAGGCTTCCGGCAGGAAATCAAAAAGTATCAGGCAAAAAACTGCACAAACTGCCCGTTGAATGGCGCCTGTCACAAATCACAGGGAAATAGGATCATCGGGGTGAATAAGCAACTTGAGATTTACAGGAACAGGGCATACCAATTGCTCAACAGCGATGTAGGTGTAGCTAAACGAAAACAGAGGTGTTGTGACGTCGAACCTGTCTTTGCAAACATTAAACAGAACCATGGGTTCCGAAGATTTATGCTCCGGGGTAAAGAAAAAGTGTCCATAGAATGGGGATTATTGGCAATAGCACAAAATCTAAGAAAAAAAGCAGCCTAA
- a CDS encoding arylsulfatase, with product MKTTCLLVALCLTILPRISLGQDNRPNIVLILVDDLGFSDIEPYGGTDLQTPNLTALAEEGTRFQEFYNNSICAPTRASLLTGQYAHRAGIGYFNVNLGLPAYQGFLNRESRTLAEVLKQAGYSTIISGKWHVGDDYDQWPAQRGFERSFNFVGGASNFYEVNGPEQPTVPLFRNNKPFYLPKGRYLTDEITDQAIGFLKEQQKDKKPFFLYLAFNAPHWPLQAPEEETQKYIGVYREGWDTLRTQRFKNAQQKGVFPPGQAIAKKDSTVQNWDKLTYDEQQYWQRRQQVFAGMIDRMDQSIGRIRQTLKELKKDKNTLIIFLSDNGAQGGDRTRVYTARNTETVGLPGSYDVQNSNWSQTGNSPLRSYKDNPYEGGIGAPFIVWYPKEVRSNVIKKGGGHLIDIAPTLYDYAGATYPKRVGDTATNTLPGLSLRALLRSDSNQIERNVPLFWERAGNRAVRYGKWKLVSLFKEGNKPELYNIDEDRGENNNLASRYPAIVKDLEARYKAWAEENSVVDYKRLKTINQFR from the coding sequence ATGAAAACGACATGTTTATTAGTTGCACTTTGCCTAACCATCTTACCTCGGATAAGCTTGGGTCAGGACAATCGGCCAAATATCGTATTGATTTTGGTTGATGATTTGGGTTTTTCGGATATAGAGCCCTACGGCGGAACGGACTTGCAGACCCCCAATTTGACGGCCTTGGCCGAAGAAGGAACGAGATTTCAGGAATTTTATAACAATTCCATTTGTGCTCCTACACGCGCTTCCTTACTGACGGGGCAGTATGCGCATCGCGCAGGTATAGGTTATTTTAATGTGAATCTTGGGCTGCCTGCTTATCAGGGTTTTTTAAATCGGGAGTCACGGACGCTGGCTGAAGTTTTGAAACAGGCCGGATACTCCACTATTATATCGGGGAAATGGCATGTGGGTGATGATTACGATCAGTGGCCGGCACAGCGCGGGTTTGAGCGGTCTTTCAATTTTGTTGGTGGGGCGTCTAATTTTTATGAAGTAAATGGACCTGAACAGCCAACAGTACCATTGTTCCGAAATAATAAACCTTTTTATTTACCCAAGGGGCGTTATCTGACAGATGAGATTACGGATCAAGCCATTGGCTTTCTAAAAGAACAGCAAAAGGATAAAAAGCCTTTCTTTTTGTATTTGGCATTTAATGCCCCGCATTGGCCTCTTCAGGCGCCGGAAGAAGAAACTCAAAAATATATAGGAGTGTATCGTGAGGGATGGGATACTTTGCGTACGCAGCGTTTTAAAAATGCGCAGCAAAAAGGTGTGTTCCCGCCAGGGCAGGCCATTGCAAAAAAGGACTCGACCGTACAGAACTGGGATAAATTGACCTATGATGAGCAGCAGTATTGGCAACGTCGGCAACAGGTCTTTGCTGGTATGATCGATCGCATGGATCAGAGTATCGGCCGCATCAGACAAACGTTAAAAGAGCTAAAAAAAGATAAGAATACGCTAATCATTTTTTTGTCGGATAACGGAGCCCAGGGCGGGGATCGTACACGCGTGTATACGGCAAGGAATACAGAGACTGTCGGATTACCAGGTTCCTATGATGTGCAAAACAGCAATTGGTCCCAAACCGGAAACTCACCGTTGAGAAGTTACAAAGATAATCCGTATGAAGGCGGCATTGGTGCCCCTTTTATTGTGTGGTATCCAAAAGAGGTAAGATCAAACGTGATTAAGAAGGGGGGAGGCCATCTTATTGATATCGCTCCCACCTTGTATGACTACGCAGGTGCAACCTATCCGAAGCGTGTTGGTGACACGGCGACAAATACACTTCCGGGGCTGAGTTTGCGCGCGCTGCTGCGTTCAGATAGCAATCAGATCGAGAGGAATGTTCCGCTGTTTTGGGAACGGGCGGGGAATCGTGCTGTTCGATATGGTAAATGGAAACTGGTCTCATTATTTAAAGAGGGGAACAAACCCGAATTATACAATATTGATGAGGACCGGGGCGAAAATAACAATCTTGCCAGTCGTTATCCAGCTATCGTGAAAGATCTCGAAGCAAGGTATAAAGCCTGGGCTGAAGAGAATTCCGTTGTGGATTACAAGCGTTTAAAAACTATCAATCAATTTCGTTAG
- a CDS encoding RagB/SusD family nutrient uptake outer membrane protein — MKKIHVLSTVILIFLTAISCSKLEEDPASALVSEQYYLDQDQAIAAVTGTYRKLYETGQSLYNSLLQIGVEMATDDYEAGPRARNAHVRALSNLTHDASNDRMEQLWKQSYDAINASNVNIAKISVLSADRIDPILQQRLINEVKFLRALHYFNLVRWFGPVPLITKPVETLSPQELYVAKATEDAVYGLIIADLKSALALPNYKSYSESDKGRATAGAAKSLLAKVYLTRGDWVNAKLLAKEVIDKEGYALFQDFADVFNIGEKNGVEHIFSAQFKGNSGYQGNSLASRSAPADIPGINGDYADALHSEGGLYKSFAANDKRLLATFTTGMVSPTDNKYYALNKPQFNKYYDETVVGNQGQSSKNTPIIRYAEVLLIFAEAENELNGPTLEARNAINAVRRRAGVEDISTTETKDLFRESIFEERRKELVYEYQRWFDLVRRGTTYYVAKLKAAGKTNASARHIHFPTPQRELNLNPNLTQHPDWINR; from the coding sequence ATGAAAAAAATACATGTTTTATCCACTGTCATACTGATTTTTCTAACGGCAATTTCCTGCTCGAAATTGGAGGAGGATCCGGCAAGCGCCTTGGTTTCGGAGCAATATTATCTTGATCAAGATCAAGCTATCGCTGCAGTGACAGGAACTTACAGAAAGTTATATGAAACTGGGCAGTCTTTGTACAACAGCTTGCTACAGATCGGTGTTGAAATGGCCACAGATGATTATGAAGCAGGGCCGCGGGCTAGAAATGCACATGTTAGGGCGCTGAGCAATCTAACTCATGATGCATCCAATGACCGTATGGAACAACTTTGGAAGCAAAGCTACGATGCGATCAATGCATCAAATGTCAATATTGCTAAAATAAGTGTGCTGTCTGCGGATCGCATCGATCCAATTCTCCAACAGCGTCTGATCAACGAGGTGAAATTTTTAAGGGCACTTCACTATTTTAATTTAGTGCGTTGGTTCGGACCAGTTCCGCTGATAACTAAACCAGTAGAGACTTTATCTCCTCAAGAACTTTATGTAGCGAAAGCGACAGAGGATGCGGTGTATGGATTAATAATAGCAGATTTAAAATCTGCTTTGGCGCTGCCTAACTATAAGTCTTATTCGGAATCAGATAAAGGACGCGCCACAGCTGGAGCAGCCAAAAGTCTTTTGGCTAAAGTCTATCTGACGCGAGGGGACTGGGTGAATGCAAAATTATTAGCCAAGGAAGTTATTGATAAAGAAGGTTATGCGCTTTTCCAAGATTTTGCCGATGTTTTTAATATTGGAGAGAAGAATGGTGTTGAACATATATTTTCAGCTCAATTTAAAGGCAACAGTGGCTATCAGGGAAATTCTTTGGCCAGTAGATCTGCGCCAGCCGATATTCCTGGCATAAACGGGGATTACGCAGATGCGCTTCATAGCGAGGGCGGGCTGTATAAAAGCTTTGCGGCAAATGACAAACGCCTGCTCGCGACCTTTACAACGGGGATGGTGTCGCCAACAGATAATAAATACTATGCCTTAAACAAACCACAATTTAATAAATATTATGATGAAACGGTTGTAGGAAATCAGGGGCAGTCTTCCAAGAATACGCCGATCATCCGTTATGCGGAAGTGTTATTGATTTTTGCTGAGGCCGAAAATGAGTTGAATGGGCCAACTTTAGAAGCGCGTAATGCTATTAATGCGGTCCGTCGTCGTGCAGGGGTGGAAGATATATCCACTACAGAAACGAAAGATCTTTTTAGAGAATCGATTTTTGAAGAGCGCAGAAAGGAGCTTGTTTACGAATATCAACGATGGTTCGATCTGGTCCGAAGGGGAACTACCTACTATGTTGCTAAGCTGAAAGCTGCCGGTAAAACGAATGCGTCGGCCCGCCATATTCATTTTCCGACGCCACAACGGGAACTGAATCTCAATCCAAATCTCACGCAGCACCCCGACTGGATCAATAGATAA
- a CDS encoding arylsulfatase, with the protein MKKIVSILYLVYITLWFGYAQQKKPNIILVLADDLGYSDLGAYGSEISTPNLDRLANEGLRLTQFYNNSICAPTRASLITGQYQHKAGVGYFSNDLGLPAYQGYINSESLTIAEVLRLNGYITATSGKWHVSGKGKSLPWERGFDLVFPRVEKNADSGAPTFQAQTDSEGYPLEDAFSTEVINREAEAFLDQIKTQDKPFFLYLAHTAPHWPLVALPQDIAKYKGRYDSGWEVIRQERFERQKQLGLVSQASRPSLVDEDIYDWSRLSFDQKMLWAKKMEVFAAMVDRLDQTIGKLLGKLKDNGQLDNTLIVFLSDNGAPAEDLVRWHHGARINKGPVGTLGSYESQSKNWSYASNTPFKAFKDYTYEGGINTPFIAWFPGKIGKGIKQGTGHVIDLAPTFYDLVGAVYPKEYEGHKANALPGKSLLQVLFQDQDTVRREEGLFWERAGNRAARIGKWKLVSIWPSYKWELYDLAQDPTERNDVAGQHHDVVSRLSTAYFQWAKENGVVDFAELEVKEPKTMKDFRESKVQEIPVPRNF; encoded by the coding sequence ATGAAGAAGATAGTTTCGATATTATACCTTGTTTATATTACATTATGGTTTGGCTATGCACAACAGAAAAAACCAAACATCATTTTGGTTTTGGCCGATGATTTAGGCTATTCTGATCTTGGAGCATACGGTTCAGAAATTTCTACACCCAATTTGGATCGTTTAGCCAACGAAGGGCTAAGGTTGACGCAATTTTATAACAATTCCATATGTGCACCCACAAGGGCCTCCCTGATCACAGGGCAATATCAGCACAAAGCTGGCGTTGGGTATTTTTCCAATGATCTTGGACTGCCTGCTTATCAGGGTTATATCAATTCGGAATCGCTGACCATTGCTGAAGTCCTTCGGTTGAATGGTTATATTACGGCAACTTCGGGTAAATGGCACGTGTCTGGAAAAGGGAAAAGTTTACCCTGGGAACGCGGTTTTGATTTGGTTTTCCCAAGAGTGGAAAAAAATGCTGATTCAGGCGCACCGACTTTTCAGGCACAAACCGATTCTGAAGGCTATCCCTTGGAAGATGCATTTTCAACAGAGGTTATCAATCGTGAAGCTGAGGCATTTCTGGATCAGATCAAAACGCAGGATAAACCCTTTTTTCTCTATTTAGCACACACAGCGCCACATTGGCCATTAGTAGCATTGCCGCAAGATATCGCCAAATACAAAGGGCGGTACGACAGCGGGTGGGAGGTGATACGTCAAGAACGCTTTGAGCGACAGAAACAATTAGGGCTGGTATCGCAAGCAAGCCGACCATCGCTTGTTGATGAGGATATTTACGATTGGTCACGATTATCATTTGATCAAAAAATGCTTTGGGCAAAAAAAATGGAAGTGTTTGCGGCTATGGTCGACAGATTGGATCAGACTATAGGGAAATTGTTAGGTAAGCTAAAAGACAATGGACAATTGGACAATACACTGATTGTTTTCTTGTCAGACAATGGTGCGCCGGCTGAAGATCTTGTTCGTTGGCATCATGGCGCCCGCATAAATAAAGGACCGGTTGGAACACTGGGTTCTTATGAATCGCAGAGCAAAAATTGGTCATATGCATCCAATACACCCTTTAAAGCATTTAAAGATTATACCTATGAAGGTGGGATTAATACACCATTTATAGCTTGGTTTCCTGGTAAAATAGGGAAAGGCATCAAACAGGGCACTGGTCACGTCATCGATCTGGCGCCGACGTTCTACGATTTGGTTGGCGCAGTATACCCAAAAGAATATGAGGGACATAAGGCGAATGCTTTACCAGGAAAGAGTTTGCTTCAGGTTTTATTCCAAGATCAAGATACCGTTCGGCGAGAAGAAGGTTTATTTTGGGAGCGCGCCGGTAATCGTGCTGCCCGTATTGGAAAATGGAAACTTGTATCGATCTGGCCGTCCTATAAATGGGAACTTTACGATCTTGCGCAGGATCCTACTGAACGGAACGATGTTGCCGGACAGCATCACGACGTTGTGTCCCGTTTGTCTACTGCTTATTTCCAATGGGCAAAAGAAAACGGTGTTGTGGATTTTGCAGAATTGGAAGTTAAGGAACCCAAAACTATGAAGGATTTTAGGGAAAGTAAAGTGCAGGAAATACCAGTACCCCGCAATTTCTAA